TGTTCCGCCTCCCTGCCTATCGAGCCTTCCTGGATGAAGCTGCGCGGCATACTGATTACCGACGAAAAGAAAATGACCATCCCGCCCTTCGAGATGATGGCGGCCTCTCTGCGCAAGGAGGGGGATATCTGGGCGGCCTACCGCCGGGACCGGGACGCCTGGTTCCCGGAGGACCTGAAAGCGAAACACGGGCCGGAGCATAAGGCTAAAGTGGCCTACTTCGCAGGGTGCACCGCCTCCCACGTGGAGACGGACATCGCCATGGCTTCCGTCCGGCTGCTGGACGCCGCCGGCGTGGACTTTACCTACCTGGGCAAGAAAGACAACTGCTGCGGCACGCCCATGCTGGTCTGCGGCAAGTGGGACGTCTTTGAAGAGGTGATGCGGCAGAATATCAAGAACATGAAAGACGCCGGCGTGGATACCGTAGTTTCCTCCTGCCCCGCCTGTGACATGATGTGGCGGCAGGTATATCCCCGCTGGGCGCAGAAGCTGGGCATCGAATACGACATCACCGCTAAACACTACAGCGAGCTGGTGGCGGAAAAGATAGCCTCCGGGGCGTTCAAATTCCCCTATAAAATAAAGGACACCACCGTCACCATCCACGATTCCTGCCACATCGCCCGCGTTTCCGGCGTGTATGACGCCCCTCGGGAGATGATTAAAGCCATCCCCGGCGTGAAGCTGGTGGAAATGGAAAACAACCGGGAAAAAGCGCATTGCTGCGGCAGCGTGCTGACCCTGATTAAGGACCCGCCGGTGGCGGCGATAATCGGCAAATCACGCATGGACGAGGCTATGGCTACCGGGGCGGACAAGCTGCTGGCGCTCTGCCCCTGCTGCCAGTTCCAGTTCCGCGTGACGGCGGAAAAGAAAAAACTGCCGATAGAGACCATAGACATCGCACGGTTCGCGGCGGCGGCGCTGGGCTATAAGTTCCCCGACCCCAACCCGGAGGTGCAGCGCCAGTGGGCGGTCTTCGAGGCGATGATTGCTTTAATGACGCCGGAAGGATTCGCCAAACTGATGGGCACCATGTGGCCGGAGCTGGTTGACGCCATGCCCTTCGGTATGGGGCCGATGATGCGCTTCATGGGTAAAATCCCCGGCGCGCTGAATCTCATGAAACCCATGTTCCCCATCCTTTTCCCCCGCCTCCTCCCCATGATGATGCCCAAGGTTATGCCCACCATGCTCAAGCGGGTGGCGGACGCCATACCCATGCCGGACTACATGAAGGAGCAGATGCCGGAGCTGATGCCCGGGGTCATGAACAGCCTGATGCCCCACATGATAGGGGACGTGGTGCCGCTGGTGACCGGGCCGATGATAGACTATTTGCAGGGCAAAGAAAAGAAGTAATAAAACCCGTTTACCCGGGGAAAAACAGGAGGGGGGCGTAAGCCCCTCTCTTTTTATTTATTGATGATGGGAGATGGATTATCCACGAAGGGATTGGTGCGCAGGGCGAGGGAAAAGAGGAAAGGATAGCGGCTTTTCAGGTACTGCATGTAGTCCGTCCATTCCAGGGTAAGCAGGGCGTAAGCCCGCTTGACGTCATTGGCGAGGTGGGCGATATCCGCCTCCGGTAAATCAGTGAGGGAAGGCCGCGCCGCCAGCTCGTCCCGCAGGTGGACGATAGCCCATAGAAGCTCGGCGTAGGTCTCGTTGGCCACGATGTCCGGGTTTTCCAGCTGCCGCACCAGCAGTTCGCCGATGCCGGAAAGGTAGCTGTGCAGGGCAGGGAGGTCGAGCCGTGTGGGGTCGATGGCGTGGGCGTATTCCCTGAGCCGTTTTTTGAGGTGCTGGAACTCCGCGCCCGTCCACTGCGCCGTCACCAGGAAGTCCTGGCGGACGCCGGATATGCCGGGGTCAAAACCGGCGAAAATATGGAGCAGCCGGTTGCCCGCCTCGGTAAAGAAAACGCCGATGAGCATATTGCGCCGGTGGCCGTGCATGCCGCGCTGCTGGCGCTGGATAATCCACTGCAAAATATTGGTCAGGATGGTCAGCACCGTGCTGATGCCGAAGAGGGTGATGATGATATCGAATACTTTTCCGGCGGTGGTCGTCGGGGTAATGTCCCCGTAGCCCACGGTGGTGATGGTGGTGATGGTGAAATATAAGGCGTTCAGGAAAGACAGCTTTTCTATCGCCATGAAGCCGAAGGTGCCGATAAGCACCACCGCCACCGGCAGGAGCACCACCCATCTCAAGCGCTTCAGCCTGTCCATGCGGGGCTTTACCCTTTTCCTTTCCCGCCGGTCAGCTTGATGTGTTCCTTGCGGCTGTGCTGAAGGATATCTTCAATAATGCCCATCTATTTTTCAGTATACAGTAGACAGTTTACAGTGAATAGTCCCCCCTTCCCCCTGACTGTCAACTTAAAACTGTAAACTGTAAACTCACCCGATGAACACCTCCACTTTAGCCGCCCCGGCCAGCCTGGTAAGGTCGCTGGTGAAGGCGGACCAGTTGAAATCCGTGCGGCGGCGGTACTGGTAGTTCAGGCTCACGCGGTCCTCCATCACGGACATGGTCATCAGTCTGGGGGCGGGCAGGCGCTCTTTAAGGAAAGCGGACAGACTGGCTTCGAGGTCGGCATAGGAGACCTGGTCGACGGATATCATGAGCTGCCCCCGCCCGAACAGGGAAACGCGGTTGCGGGTCAGCCAGTGCACCAGCAAAGCGATAAATACCAGCAGGAAGAGGATGCCGGTAGCCAGGAAGTTGTTGGTGGCGGCACCGATGGACGAGGCGATAAGCAAAAGCAGGAAGCCTATCTCCGCCGGGTCTTTTACCGGCGTGCGGAAACGCACGAAGGACAGGGCGCCCAGCAGCCCCAGCGAAAGCGGTATGGATACCTGGATGCCCAGGAATAGCGCGGTAACGGCCGGCCCGCCGACGATAAAGGTGCGGTGCACCCCCGCCCCGATGTGCCGCGAACCGTAGAACCACTGATACATCAGGTACACCACGATAGACGCTACCAGGGAAAAACCCAGGCCGACGACTATCTGGGGGAGGCCCATCGGGGATTCCAGCCCCTTGATATAGTCCCAGATTTCGCTGAACATGAAAGACCCTCCTTTACTTTTATGGCAGGACCAGCTTGCCCGGCGGCCAGAGACGCGCCACGCTGCCTGGGTCGGCGAAAAAGATATCCAGGCAATTGCCGTACTTGGAAAACCGGCTCCAGTCAACGTCCAGGATTTTCAGGCGGCGCAGGGTGGGGGGCAGCGCTAAAGAAGGCCCCTTCACCTCGATGACGGCGTTGGGCAGGCGGATGGCTTTTTCCCCCCGCCCCAGCTCCGGGTTAACGATGGCGGCGCGTATATCCCGGTCGAAGGACACCCGCTCGCCGGTCTGCATTTCGTTGAAACGGCAGCGCAGGTAGGATATCAGGATAACCGGCTGCAAAGGCTGCTCCGGGAAGCACCCGAAGCCGGCCAGCGTTTGCAGCAGCCGGGTCTTCTCCAGTATGCCGCGACGCAGGTTTTCCGGCCGCAGCAATGCCGCTGAAACCGTGAATTTGCAGCGCTGCTTGCTGCTGGCGAAGCCCTGCCGGGACTTAAGCTCCAGGTAAACCGGTACTTCTCCCGTTCCGCCGGGGCTTTCGTTGTACCAGCGGATGCGCACCTTGTCCTTGCGGAACTCGCCGGACTCCGACCGCCGGTACTGGTCGAGGTCCGGGGTATCGAAGTAAAGGCTGTGAACGAGGTCGCGGGGATACTCTTTATCCGGGCGGCATACCTGCCGTATCAGGGCTAAAGCCAGCCCGCTATCGGCCGGCGGCACCGCGTATTTCCGCTCGAACCGCTGCGCCGGCGTGGCCGGCGGCTGGCCCGTTATTTTATTCAGTATACTGGCGATTTTTATTTCGGTTTCCTCCGGCGGCATTCGTTACCAGGGCATAAACATATCCGCAATCCACATGCTGGCGCCGTTGCCGCTGCCGGGGAGGGCGGCGTTCCGGGCCGGTCTTTCGCCGGCGAGCTGCTGCCGCACGGATTCCCACCGGGCGGCGATGACGGTCTTTAAACCCAGCGAGTTGGGCCCGAAGCCGGACTGGCCGGGGGGCTGCGGGGCTTCCAGCGGCCCGTACAGGTTTTGCAGGAAAACATGGTAATGGTCTTCCTCCAGGCATTCCTTGAGCGTATCCAGCTCGCCGGGGAGGAAGGTGCGGCTTAAAAGCTCGTACAGGCTTCTTACCCTGAATTTATCGTACAGGGCGGCATATTCTTTGGAGCTCAGGATATAGGGCAGAGCGGGGGAAGCGCCGCCCGCCTGCCAGCCTTCAAAGATATCCGGCGGCCTTAAGTCTTCGGTCTTGCAGCGCTCCCAGTCATCGTACGAATAAAACATGGCGGCGTCCGTTTTAACGTAAGGGCGCAGCATATCATAAAGCCGGTCGATGCGCGGCAGGACGGTGTCCAGGGAGAAAGAGGTGTCCAGCAATTGCTGCAAATATTCGTGATACTTTTCCAGGTAGGGCGGGCAGGACAGCAGTCGGTCCACCAGGGGGAAGCGCTGCATCGGGCCGGAGGTGGGCTCGTCGATGTACCAGTTGATGATACCGTCCTTGCGGATGCCGGCGCTGTAGGTGCCGAAGGTCATGTTCAGGTCCCAGGGAATGAGGGAAAATTTACCATCGACCTCATACAAATACATGTTGTGCCCGATGCCGATATAGTTGTCCAGGTGCACGATGCCGGCGGAAACCGCCAGGAACCGCAGCGCCTCGTCCACGTCCAGCACCTTTTCTATTTCCTGCGGGAAGGTCTCGTCCGGCTCATTGTTGAGCACGTCCAGCAGCTTGAACAGGCCGGTGTAGTCCGGGTGGTCCTGGTTGGTCTTGAGACCGGCGGCTTCGATAAAGTTGCGCGCCGTCATGGAGGAAAACGCCGCCGCCGGCGTCTCATTATCCGTCCGGTAGTCTGCCGCCGTGTCCTCGTCGCCCAGGGCTTTTAAAATATCGCCGAGGCGCCCCCCGCCCCAGTTCCGCTCCAGCACCGGCTCTTCTTCCTCCGCCGGCGCTTGGAACGCGCCGTAGCCGAAAAAGCTCTTGTAGGCGTTTTTCTCCGTCCAGTCCAGCCGCGCCGCCGCCACCTCCGGCTTGTAAAGATTGCCGGCGGTACCGGTGAAGTAGCGGGAGAGGAAAGCGGCGTCCACCGCTTCCACCATCGTATAGACGCCCAGGTGGTGGTCGTTCAGGTAAAGGTCGACTATCGAGGCGCGGGGCGAAGGCACGCCCATCCCGGCGAAAATTTCATAAGAGATAACGTCCCGGATGAGGGTGGGGTCGCTCCAGCCGTTATTGAAATGCACCTTTTTCAGGCCGTGGAAGGTGAGCTCGCTGTTGAAGAGGTTAAAGTCCACCGCCAGCGGAAAGCGGTCGCTGTCCCAGGCCACCGTCTGGTTGAGGGAGGCGTTGCCCTTGGTCCTGACGGCCACGTCCGGCACCAGCTCGTCATCGAACCAGAAGTCCGCTTTATAGTAGTCTTTGTTGTAAGCCGTCGCCTTTAAAGACTCCCAGCTGCTTTCCGGCATGATGATGCGCACAGTGGCGACGCGGTCGGTATAAAAGGGGTTTACTTTCTTATCGCCGCTGTAGGCGGCGGGGCTGACGGCGCAGCCGGACAGGGAGACCGTGAGAATAACGGCCGCCGGCAGCAGCCCGGCTAATACCGCTTTAATTCCTTTCAGCATTGCCTGTTTCCGCCGTTTCAACATCGGATTTATGCGCAATAAGCGAAAGTTTTATGCAGAATTAAATTTAATTGTTAAGAGATTACCAGATAACAGGCGGCAATGCAAATACTATCCGGCTAAATGAAAAAGGCGGCGGCCCGTTTTTTAGCGCCGCCGCCCTTTCCCCGTGCGGCTTTAGTCATCTCTCCTGATGCGTTTTTGCAACTGCGATATTTTTTTCCATCTCAATTTTTCTTCCAGGACGGCATGTCCCGCCTGGCGCATATTGAGGTGCCGGACTTCCCGCTGGAGCTTCTGGTAGTTCATGAAATGTCTGGCGTCCAGCTCACCGCGCTGGATGGCCGCGCGGACGGCACAGCCCGGCTCGGCATTATGCCGGCAATCGGCAAAGCGGCAGCCCGCGGCGATGCGGGAAATATCCTCAAAGGCGTTATCGAGGCTTTCTTCATCTCCCCAGACCTGTATCTCGCGCATGCCCGGCGTATCGATAACCGCCCCGCCTCCCGGCAGCAGGATAAGCTCGCGGCGGGTGGTGGTATGCCTTCCCTCCATATCGCTCTTGCGAATCTCGGCGGTGGCCAGCCGCTCTTCCCCGAGCAAGGCATTAACGATAGCTGATTTTCCCACGCCGGACGACCCCAGTAACGCTGCCGTGTTTCCCCTCGTCAGGTACATTCTTAAAGCGTCCATACCCGTCTGTTCAATAGCGCTTACAGCGTGGACGGGAATCCCGGGCGCTATCGTTTTTACCTGCCTGATTCGGGCTTCGATATCGGCGCAGAGGTCAGCCTTGTTTAAAACGATAACCGGGAACGCCCCGCTGACGCGGGCGATGGCCAGGTAGCGCTCGATTCTTCGCAAATTCAGGTTCCTGCCGCCGTCCAGTCCGCTGACGAGGAAAACCGTGTCCACGTTGGCGGCAACCACCTGCTCGAGCGTCTTGCCGCCGGCTATCCTATCCCGACCGCCGGTAATCTGCCGGGAAAAACTGGTTTTCCGGGGTAATATCGCCCGGATGACAGCCTTTAGCTCGCCGGGCAGGGGACGGAGGGCCAGCCAGTCCCCGACCGCCGGATATTCATCTCCGCCGTCCGCCAGGTAACGCATTCTGCCTGACAGCTGCGCCGCCAGTTCACCGGACGCGGTAAGCGCCTGGCAGGAGTCCTTCTCCACGGTAACTACCCTCCCGGGCACGGCGCCCAGTATTTTTACGGACTGGAATTCACCGGCAAAATAGTCGTCCCAGCCCAGTTCTTCAAGGTTTATCTCATTTTCTTCAGCCAAATTTATTTACTCCTTTTTACGTCCTGCTAACCTGATGAGGGCAAGATATCTGCCCGCGTCTTCCCGGAGCACCGGCTCCTCGGAGGGGAACATAAGCGTTCCCGCCTCATCGCAGGCTTTCTCATATTGCAGCCAGTCTTTCCAGCCGTCCGGCATCGCGTCCGCCGCTACGTCTTTAACCACGCTCAATTTATCCCAGTGACTTTGCCACCAGGCGGCGGTATGGAAGCACCAGCACTCGTCCACCCAGAGAGGCTTGCCGTTAGCGCGCGGGCGCGCCAGGTGCTCCGGCACCGGCCCGTTAAAGTCTTTAGCCAGCCCCGCCACCACTACCCCTATTTGCCCGCCCGGCCTCAGGAATTTCAGGAAATTGGGGAGGTACAGGTCGTCCGTGCCATAGTACTGGTAGGAGTCCAGGCTGATGATGGCATCGAAAAACTCCTCAGCATACGGCAAATCGTGCGCCTCGGCGTGAATCGGGCAGATTTCATTTTCCAGTCCGGCCTCCTTAATGCGCCCCCAGTTTTCCGCGGCGGGAATCCAGAGGTCGTTAGCCCACACCTTCACCCCGTATTCTTTAGCCAGGAAAACGGAGCTGAGCGCCTTGCCGCAGCCCATGTCCAGCACGCGCATGCCGGGCTTTAAATCCATTTTTTCACAGAGCCATTCCGTCAGCCAGAGGACGTTGGGCCCCATCCACCCCTTCAAAACCCATTCCGGATCGTATTTGGCCGACCGCGGAAACCTATCGTTTTTGAGCAGTTCTTTCATTCTTTCTTTGGTTAATTTATTCATATAGATTCTCCTTTCTTTAAGACCAGGTTATTTTTCCGGGTACAGTCCCTCCAGGGGAAAAGGCGGCTGGGCGACCGGGCGCACCGCTAAAGACAAAAGCGCCAGCTCATTGTTTTGGTATTTGGCCGTGCGTTGGTTCTTATGGTATTTACCGCGCATATAACAAGCCCTCGACTATCCGTTATTTAGTGGGGAAAACAAAAAAACCGCGGAGCTGTCACGTCCGCGGCGGATAAACGGGCCTGCTTTAAGGGGTGGCGGGGGGAGGGTATAAAAAGCCAAAGCCGTTCCCGGAGGAACGGCCAGTTAAAACCAGAAAAAAAGGGGGGCCGGATTCCTACCGGAACATGACAGCGCTATGGATGGCTGCAAGCACTTGTTTCAACATGAATGCCTCCTTGTGAGCGCAGAATTACAGAAAGATGATATCACGCGACTATAAATGTGTCAAGCGCCGACGCTCGGCGGCATTTCCCGGGCGTACAGCTCCACCCAGGCCGGTTTGTAGCCGAGCGCGGCGGCGGTGCCCCGGGAGGCGATATTGGCTATGGACGTGGAGTAGTAGGGCAGCTTTCCCTTATCGAGGATATGTTGCGTCACGGCGCCGACCAGCGCTTTGCCGATGCCGCGCCGGCGGTACTCCGGCAGGGTGTCCACGCCTATCTGCCACATGATGTCGCAGTCCGCGCAGGCGGCGGCCACCCCGGCAATTTCGCCGTTAAGACGGGCCACGGCGGTGACTACCCTCGGCCGTAGCGGATTGGGCGCGAACCCCAGCGCGTTGGTGAAGCGGCTGCCCTGGTAAAGGTCCGCTGGGGTTTCACCTTCGTTCAGGCTTATCTTAACTTCTTTTACCGGGGCGCAGGGGTGGAAAATATCCGGCGTGCAGATGTATTTCAGGTCCGGACCGGCCATGCACTGCCCGTCGCGCTTGACATAACTATCCATGCGGCCGATGATGTACGCCGTATAAATATCGTCGCGGGCAAGGCCGCTCAAATTTATCCTGGCCCAGCGCTGGCGTTCCGCGCAGCAGCTAACGATAACGCTCCGCCCCATGGTGGCCGCTATCAGCGTCTTTTCCCGGAAAGGGAACTTCCGCCGCCCCGGCAGCTCTTTGGCCTGGTAGATGAAGACGCCCTCTTTATCGAAGTCGCTTTCAGTACAGGCCAGGTCCACCGCCAGGACTATCTTGACTACGTTCAGCGCGGTATAAAAGTCCCGTAACATTTTTTGCCTCTAGACAGGTCATTCCGGCGCAAAACTGACCCCGGGGGCCGGGAAAATATAAGCTCTGGCCCCCGGTCTGAAGCCCGCGCCGGAACGGCAGTATTTACGTATTATTTTTAGTTTAAGGCGT
The genomic region above belongs to Dehalococcoidales bacterium and contains:
- a CDS encoding potassium channel family protein, coding for MDRLKRLRWVVLLPVAVVLIGTFGFMAIEKLSFLNALYFTITTITTVGYGDITPTTTAGKVFDIIITLFGISTVLTILTNILQWIIQRQQRGMHGHRRNMLIGVFFTEAGNRLLHIFAGFDPGISGVRQDFLVTAQWTGAEFQHLKKRLREYAHAIDPTRLDLPALHSYLSGIGELLVRQLENPDIVANETYAELLWAIVHLRDELAARPSLTDLPEADIAHLANDVKRAYALLTLEWTDYMQYLKSRYPFLFSLALRTNPFVDNPSPIINK
- a CDS encoding DUF4956 domain-containing protein, whose product is MFSEIWDYIKGLESPMGLPQIVVGLGFSLVASIVVYLMYQWFYGSRHIGAGVHRTFIVGGPAVTALFLGIQVSIPLSLGLLGALSFVRFRTPVKDPAEIGFLLLLIASSIGAATNNFLATGILFLLVFIALLVHWLTRNRVSLFGRGQLMISVDQVSYADLEASLSAFLKERLPAPRLMTMSVMEDRVSLNYQYRRRTDFNWSAFTSDLTRLAGAAKVEVFIG
- a CDS encoding polyphosphate polymerase domain-containing protein; the encoded protein is MPPEETEIKIASILNKITGQPPATPAQRFERKYAVPPADSGLALALIRQVCRPDKEYPRDLVHSLYFDTPDLDQYRRSESGEFRKDKVRIRWYNESPGGTGEVPVYLELKSRQGFASSKQRCKFTVSAALLRPENLRRGILEKTRLLQTLAGFGCFPEQPLQPVILISYLRCRFNEMQTGERVSFDRDIRAAIVNPELGRGEKAIRLPNAVIEVKGPSLALPPTLRRLKILDVDWSRFSKYGNCLDIFFADPGSVARLWPPGKLVLP
- a CDS encoding CotH kinase family protein produces the protein MLKGIKAVLAGLLPAAVILTVSLSGCAVSPAAYSGDKKVNPFYTDRVATVRIIMPESSWESLKATAYNKDYYKADFWFDDELVPDVAVRTKGNASLNQTVAWDSDRFPLAVDFNLFNSELTFHGLKKVHFNNGWSDPTLIRDVISYEIFAGMGVPSPRASIVDLYLNDHHLGVYTMVEAVDAAFLSRYFTGTAGNLYKPEVAAARLDWTEKNAYKSFFGYGAFQAPAEEEEPVLERNWGGGRLGDILKALGDEDTAADYRTDNETPAAAFSSMTARNFIEAAGLKTNQDHPDYTGLFKLLDVLNNEPDETFPQEIEKVLDVDEALRFLAVSAGIVHLDNYIGIGHNMYLYEVDGKFSLIPWDLNMTFGTYSAGIRKDGIINWYIDEPTSGPMQRFPLVDRLLSCPPYLEKYHEYLQQLLDTSFSLDTVLPRIDRLYDMLRPYVKTDAAMFYSYDDWERCKTEDLRPPDIFEGWQAGGASPALPYILSSKEYAALYDKFRVRSLYELLSRTFLPGELDTLKECLEEDHYHVFLQNLYGPLEAPQPPGQSGFGPNSLGLKTVIAARWESVRQQLAGERPARNAALPGSGNGASMWIADMFMPW
- the rsgA gene encoding ribosome small subunit-dependent GTPase A, giving the protein MAEENEINLEELGWDDYFAGEFQSVKILGAVPGRVVTVEKDSCQALTASGELAAQLSGRMRYLADGGDEYPAVGDWLALRPLPGELKAVIRAILPRKTSFSRQITGGRDRIAGGKTLEQVVAANVDTVFLVSGLDGGRNLNLRRIERYLAIARVSGAFPVIVLNKADLCADIEARIRQVKTIAPGIPVHAVSAIEQTGMDALRMYLTRGNTAALLGSSGVGKSAIVNALLGEERLATAEIRKSDMEGRHTTTRRELILLPGGGAVIDTPGMREIQVWGDEESLDNAFEDISRIAAGCRFADCRHNAEPGCAVRAAIQRGELDARHFMNYQKLQREVRHLNMRQAGHAVLEEKLRWKKISQLQKRIRRDD
- a CDS encoding methyltransferase domain-containing protein — its product is MNKLTKERMKELLKNDRFPRSAKYDPEWVLKGWMGPNVLWLTEWLCEKMDLKPGMRVLDMGCGKALSSVFLAKEYGVKVWANDLWIPAAENWGRIKEAGLENEICPIHAEAHDLPYAEEFFDAIISLDSYQYYGTDDLYLPNFLKFLRPGGQIGVVVAGLAKDFNGPVPEHLARPRANGKPLWVDECWCFHTAAWWQSHWDKLSVVKDVAADAMPDGWKDWLQYEKACDEAGTLMFPSEEPVLREDAGRYLALIRLAGRKKE
- a CDS encoding GNAT family N-acetyltransferase, whose product is MLRDFYTALNVVKIVLAVDLACTESDFDKEGVFIYQAKELPGRRKFPFREKTLIAATMGRSVIVSCCAERQRWARINLSGLARDDIYTAYIIGRMDSYVKRDGQCMAGPDLKYICTPDIFHPCAPVKEVKISLNEGETPADLYQGSRFTNALGFAPNPLRPRVVTAVARLNGEIAGVAAACADCDIMWQIGVDTLPEYRRRGIGKALVGAVTQHILDKGKLPYYSTSIANIASRGTAAALGYKPAWVELYAREMPPSVGA